In the genome of Synechococcus sp. CB0101, the window TACCTATCTCACCGGCCGCGGCAGCATCCCGATGCGGGGCGTGGCCCACATCGAAGAGATCCAGCCCGGTAAGGGCCGCCACAAGCGCGGCGCCGTGGTGATCACAGAGCTGCCGTATCAGCTGAGCAAAGCCGGCTGGATCGAAAAGCTGGCCGAGCAGGTGAACGACGGAAAGATCAACGGCATCGCCGACATCCGCGACGAATCCGACCGCGAAGGCATGCGGGTGGTGGTGGAACTGCGCCGCGATGCCAACCCGGAAACAGTGCTGGGCGAACTGCAACGCCGCACCGCCCTGCAAAGCAACTACGGCGCGATCCTGCTGGCCCTGGTGCACGGCAAGCCGATCCAGCTCACCCTGCGCCAGCTGCTGCAGGAATTCCTCGACTACCGCGAGCTCACCCTGATCCGCCGCACCCGGCACGCCCTCAAGCGCGCCGAAGACCGGCTCGAGGTGGTGGAAGGCCTGATCACCGCCCTCAACGCCCTGCCCAAGGTGATCGAGATGATCACCGCCGCCCCCGATGCCGCCAGCGCCCGGGCCAGCCTGCAGGTGCATCTCGACCTCAACGAGCGCCAGGCCGATGCGGTGCTCGCCATGCCGCTGCGGCGCCTCACCGGCCTCGAGCAGGAAAGCCTGCGCAAAGAAGCCGAAGATCTGCGCCAGGAGCGCGCCCGCCTGCGGCACCTGCTGGATGAGCGTCCAGCCCTGCTCGACGCGATGGTGGCCGAGTTCAAGGCCCTGAAGAAGCGCTTTGCCACTCCGCGCCGCACACGCCTGGTGGAAGGGGGCGACGAACTGGTGGCCCAGCGCACCGCCGCCCAACGCCCCAACACCGAAGTCCTGCGCCAGCGCGCCTTCGAAGGGCTGCCCAGCGACGGCCGTCTGGTGATCCAGGCCGACGGACAGGTGAAGGTGGTGGGTCCGCAGCTGCTCGGTCGCCTCCACCTGGATGAGCCAGCACCGCTGGGCGACAACCCCTCACCGGCACGTCTGATCCTGCCGATCAGCGAGAAGCCGGCGCTGCTCGCCTTTACCGATGCGGGCCGGGTGGCGCTGCTGCGTTGGGAATTCGCCGGCCAGCAACCGGGCACGCTCGAGAAATTCCTGCCGGAGGGCATGAATGGCGAGCAGGTGGTGCAACTGCTGCCTCTGCCCAGTGGTGAGCAAGCAGCGGGAGCCAGCGTGGGTTTGCTGAGCAGCGATGGGCGCTTCAAGCGACTGCCGATCGAGGATTTCCAGGAGCTCTCCGGCCGCGCCACCTCGGTGCTGAAGCTCAAAGACGGCGTGACCCTGCAGCGGGTGGTGCTCTGCCGCGACGATGAGGAGCTGGTGGTGGCCAGCTCCACCGGCCGGATGCTGCGGCTGGCAGTGAACGACGCCAACCTGCCCGTGATGGGCCGCAACGCGCAAGGGCCCGTGCTGTTGCGCTTGCTCCCCGGTGAAAGCGTGGTGGGGGCTGCCGGCGTCAGCCCCGATGGTTGTGTGCTGCTGGCCAGCCGCTCCGGGCAACTCAAGCGCCTGGCGGCCAACAGCCTGCGCCGTTGCCAGCGGGGCGACATCGGGCAAATCGGCGTACGCTTCAGCCAACGGGGTGATCAGCTGATCGATCTCCGGGAAGATCGCAGTGCTGTGGTGGCCGCGGTGTTGAACGACGGTCGCAGCCTGCGGCTGGATACAGCCGAGCTGCAGGCGGAAGACGACACGGGCTCTGGTCAGCTCTTGGGCATCGCTGGGAATGAAGCCATGGCAGAACTGGTTCCGTTGTTGACCTAATCAACAACCGAATGACCTCGTTGTGGGGTTAAGCGGCGACTGCCTGAGGCGGATGCTGCTCCAACACCTGCTTGAGATAGCGCCCTGTGTGGGAGGTGGGATGTTCCGCCACCTCCTCAGGCGTACCCGTGACGACGATCTTCCCGCCTTTGTCGCCACCTTCTGGACCCAGATCGATGATCCAGTCGGAGCAGCGAATCACATCGAGGTTGTGCTCAATCACCAGCACTGAATTGCCTTTGTCGACAAGACGCTGAATCACATCCATCAAGTGATGCACCCCCTTCAGAGTGGTTCTGTGATCAGGGATCAGAGGAACAAAAAGCACTCCAAAGCCAGAACCCAAGCCAGATTCCCAAAAATCCCCCCGCATACACCAACATTTGCGGAGTTGGCTAACAAAGGCTTCAAAGCAGGCTCGGCGGCTTGGCTGAAGTGTCCTCATGAATTAGCCATGGTGTATCCGCCATCTCTGCGATGCGTAAACCACCATCCCTACGCAACAACAATGGGGCGTTGCAGCTACGTGTGAGAATCCAAGGCAAGGATGCGTTTATCAATCGACTTGGGCGATGGAACGATCCTAGCGATGTTGCAAGGGCATCAGCACTAAGCGCGAAGATTTGGGCAGACTATTGCGGAGGGACTTTTGATACCACTCTTCGCTCATACCAACCCAGCAACGAGCACGCAGATGCGGATTTACTTGAAGCTTTAAAGCACCTTTCTGAAGCGAACAGACAAGGGCGGACTATCCATGCTTACAGAACTCTGAGGAAGTACGGCAAAACCCTCAGGAACAAAAGTGACGTTGATGAGTTCGTACAATGGATGCTCGCTAATGGTCTCCAGAATCGAACCGTTGACGGGATTCTTTGTGAGTTCAGACGTGTGTGCCCAGAGAACAGCAAGCACCTCTTCAAACACAAACTCAAAGTGAATAAGGGGTCTTCACTATCGGATGTTCTAAGCACAGAAGAGATCACCCTTGTACTTGAAGATCTGAGAGTGAACGAGGTCTGGTTTTACCCCTTATTCTTCCTGTGGTTGAGCAGTGGAATGCGGAACGCAGAGATCAGAGGACTCACCTGGGACTGCATCCACTGGGACAGCGGCGAGATTATCATTCACAAGACCCTGAGGGTCGATGGTCTGAACACTCATCGATACTTCTGGTCCACGACAAAGACAGGCAAAGAGCGGGTTGTGCCGATAGGTTATTCAGTTATCAAGGTACTTCAAGAACATAAGTCTTTAATGGTGTCAAAAGGAATCTACGATTACAATGGACTTGTATTTGTCACACCTATAACACACAAGAACGTATACGATTCTTTGCTTGGCAAAGTCTGGAAGAGAAGTTTAGTGCGTTGCGGTATTAAACCGAGGAGACTTTATGCGCAACGCCATTCATTCCTCTCCCATGCACTTGCAATGGGCAATTCACCAGCTGACTTGGCACAAATGGCAGGTCACAGCACACAGATGCTTCTCAAAACCTACGCCAAACCAACTGGAAGAATCAGACTGCCTGAATGGCAGAGAGAACTCGGTTCAATTCATGATTTGGTTGACTAAAGAATTTATCAAAAAAATCATGGATTGGAGCAACGACAAACTCATTATTTAACTGATAGCACACTCGCTGATGGGAATATCCACCACCGCGATCAAATGCTGCAGTACTCAGAACGAAGTATGGATCACAAGAATAGTCAAAGAGCTTTTGACATAAGAAGTCAACGACAGCATCACAAGAATTCTCGGAGTCATATTCCGACTCGAGACTCAAATAGAATACAGAATCATCGACGGAAGTCTCTTTTACGTATCGCTTAAATGCTTCATTGATCTCTGGGATCAGATCCTCATCAGGAAGTTCGAGGTCTAGATCAAGGTCGCCAAATTCTATGCTGCTGGATGGATTCGTTCGGATAAGACTCAGAAGTTCCTTGCTAAACCCAAGCAAGAGCAATTCAAAGTGATCATGATCCGTGATGCCAATCAAGCGAAGAGATGAATAATAATGGTTAATATTCCAGGACATAATAGAAGGCGTAAATAACGTGAACAAATTAAAAAGCTTTGATCTGGATAGTAGTCGCTGGGACTAATATGTTGATAATCTTAGGATTACGATCTGCGAACCGACGCCTGAATTCAAGAGTAATAATTCAAGACAGATCTATTCTGCAGTGATTAAGTCATGGGCTTTTGGACAAGGATAATAGGGGTATTGCGTAATCGATTACCTGAATCGATGCCCTTATTTTATCACCCTTGCTCTGGACTGTCAACACTTTGACCTGATAGATATGAGATTGAGGGCAGGGATCTATATTTATGCTGACCTACAACGCTGATACACTCAGGCAAAAGCAAGACTTTGTAGGTTAGAGTCATAGATCTGTTATTGAAGCGATTCTATTCTTGTCGCAGATAGTTAGAACCGCCGCGATCATGACAAACAGGTTCTGACCCAAGAGGTACAATTCAGTCTACTTAAACATCTCCGCGAGTTCAATCTCTACAAGTAAACGCCTCTGCACATCCAACTCTGCCATTAGGTATTGATATGTTTCAGGGAGATAGTGATCAAGCGACTCTAGCTGTTCCTCTATATACTTGATTTTTGCTATGATTTTCTCCTTCCTACGGTTCATCACTTCTTGATTTGACTGTATTCTTTATGAATCCACTCCCGTAGACAGTCTATAGGTTTTCTGCGACTGTGCTTAGCGATATATTCCAGCATTAGATAGTCGACTTTTGATAGAGATATTGATTTATTCATGGATGAACGTTCAGCACTCCAGCGGGATTCTTCAATGCAAACTCTTCTTTTTTAATCAGATATTTGATTAAGTCACTCTTGTTGAGTCGATAGTGATCACATAATCTATCTCTCATATCAAGAATGTAGTTCTCATGCTGCTTAAAGGAGATTTGATCTCTCAAGGGTTTAGGATGTACTAGATTGGTCATTATGGATTTTCTGTGGATCTTATGGGTATTTATGATTAAATGATTTATGTAAGAGTGCCTATTTCTTCAGTCTTAGATGACTAGTCGTGGACAGAATACTAAGCACAATGATGTTTAAAA includes:
- a CDS encoding DNA topoisomerase (ATP-hydrolyzing) subunit A, whose protein sequence is MPKARPEQPLPDPSDDRRIQPIELHQEMQRSYLEYAMSVIVGRALPDARDGLKPVQRRILYAMHELGLTPDRPYRKCARVVGDVLGKYHPHGDQAVYDALVRLVQTFASRNPLLDGHGNFGSVDDDPPAAMRYTETRLAPIANEAMLDEIGDDTVDFAPNFDGSQQEPTVLPAQLPFLILNGCTGIAVGMATNIPPHNLGEVVDALIALVRKPDLSDEKLLELVPGPDFPTGGEVLTGSGVRDTYLTGRGSIPMRGVAHIEEIQPGKGRHKRGAVVITELPYQLSKAGWIEKLAEQVNDGKINGIADIRDESDREGMRVVVELRRDANPETVLGELQRRTALQSNYGAILLALVHGKPIQLTLRQLLQEFLDYRELTLIRRTRHALKRAEDRLEVVEGLITALNALPKVIEMITAAPDAASARASLQVHLDLNERQADAVLAMPLRRLTGLEQESLRKEAEDLRQERARLRHLLDERPALLDAMVAEFKALKKRFATPRRTRLVEGGDELVAQRTAAQRPNTEVLRQRAFEGLPSDGRLVIQADGQVKVVGPQLLGRLHLDEPAPLGDNPSPARLILPISEKPALLAFTDAGRVALLRWEFAGQQPGTLEKFLPEGMNGEQVVQLLPLPSGEQAAGASVGLLSSDGRFKRLPIEDFQELSGRATSVLKLKDGVTLQRVVLCRDDEELVVASSTGRMLRLAVNDANLPVMGRNAQGPVLLRLLPGESVVGAAGVSPDGCVLLASRSGQLKRLAANSLRRCQRGDIGQIGVRFSQRGDQLIDLREDRSAVVAAVLNDGRSLRLDTAELQAEDDTGSGQLLGIAGNEAMAELVPLLT
- a CDS encoding site-specific integrase, with the translated sequence MQLRVRIQGKDAFINRLGRWNDPSDVARASALSAKIWADYCGGTFDTTLRSYQPSNEHADADLLEALKHLSEANRQGRTIHAYRTLRKYGKTLRNKSDVDEFVQWMLANGLQNRTVDGILCEFRRVCPENSKHLFKHKLKVNKGSSLSDVLSTEEITLVLEDLRVNEVWFYPLFFLWLSSGMRNAEIRGLTWDCIHWDSGEIIIHKTLRVDGLNTHRYFWSTTKTGKERVVPIGYSVIKVLQEHKSLMVSKGIYDYNGLVFVTPITHKNVYDSLLGKVWKRSLVRCGIKPRRLYAQRHSFLSHALAMGNSPADLAQMAGHSTQMLLKTYAKPTGRIRLPEWQRELGSIHDLVD